In Poecilia reticulata strain Guanapo linkage group LG17, Guppy_female_1.0+MT, whole genome shotgun sequence, the following proteins share a genomic window:
- the LOC103479484 gene encoding acyl-coenzyme A thioesterase 1-like isoform X1 encodes MRTPGIQLIPLHEAEAQMSNQVRLRLLPSARCLFDEPVQVKVAGLRSKQVVTMRARSTDEKGVVFSSSASYRADGSGEIDLSRDASLSGNYVGVEPMGLLWSMRPNVLHKRFHKTNSLNPHVVNFSVHEEEGGMLAEVKNERFLMGDGVSRVPVKQGNIRGVLFTPPGEGPFPAVLDLYTFGGGLSEKRAALLASRGFLVLTVALYGHDDLPKNIKEVHLDYFEESIKFLKNQDKAGSNGVGVISLSKSGDLALSIASYLPGVQAVIWINGCSANVAFPLYYKNKQILSALKFDMNKVMSTESGALITKYSMHDPLKEENKASLVPIERASGRFLFVASEDDLNWDSKAYMDEIVGRLKRHGKENFESVSYPGAGHYLEPPFGPYCPSSFHGVAGVPVLWGGEPRAHAAAEVHLWRKIQEFFTTHLNCDKTQTKSNL; translated from the exons ATGAGGACACCTGGCATCCAATTAATTCCACTACACGAAGCTGAAG CACAGATGTCCAATCAAGTCAGGCTGAGGCTGCTGCCCAGCGCCAGGTGTCTGTTCGATGAACCCGTCCAGGTGAAAGTGGCCGGTCTGAGATCCAAGCAGGTGGTCACCATGAGAGCCAGATCCACAGACGAGAAAGGAGTGGTTTTCAGCTCCTCGGCCAGCTACAGGGCAGACGGCAGCGGGGAGATCGACTTGAGCAGAGACGCCTCCCTCAGTGGGAACTACGTTGGGGTCGAACCCATGGGTCTGCTGTGGTCCATGAGGCCAAACGTCCTGCACAAGAGGTTTCACAAGACTAACTCCTTGAATCCCCATGTGGTGAACTTCTCAGTGCatgaagaggagggagggatgCTGGCTGAGGTGAAGAATGAGAGGTTTCTGATGGGAGACGGGGTCAGCCGAGTTCCTGTCAAACAAGGGAATATTCGTGGGGTGCTTTTTACTCCCCCAG GAGAAGGGCCGTTCCCCGCTGTGTTGGATCTGTACACGTTTGGTGGCGGTCTGTCGGAGAAAAGAGCCGCTCTGCTGGCCAGCCGGGGATTCTTGGTTCTGACGGTGGCGCTGTACGGTCACGACGACCTGCCCAAGAACATTAAAGAAGTCCATCTGGATTATTTTGAAGAATCCATCAAATTTCTAAAGAACCAAGATAAG GCGGGCAGTAATGGAGTCGGCGTCATTTCTCTTTCTAAAAGTGGAGATCTCGCTCTGTCAATCGCATCGTACCTCCCAGGAGTCCAGGCTGTCATCTGGATCAACGGCTGCTCCGCTAACGTAGCCTTTCCCCTGTATTATAAGAATAAACAGATTCTCTCAGCATTGAAGTTTGACATGAACAAAGTGATGTCCACTGAGTCTGGAGCCCTTATAACCAAATATTCCATGCATGATCCtctgaaggaggaaaacaagGCCTCCCTGGTGCCTATCGAACGAGCAAGCGGACGATTCCTGTTTGTAGCTTCAGAGGACGATTTAAACTGGGACAGCAAGGCCTACATGGACGAGATAGTGGGCAGACTGAAGCGTCATGGGAAGGAGAACTTTGAGAGTGTGAGCTACCCTGGAGCCGGGCATTATTTAGAGCCCCCGTTTGGACCATACTGCCCTTCCAGCTTCCATGGGGTCGCAGGTGTGCCAGTCCTGTGGGGAGGGGAGCCCAGGGCCCACGCTGCTGCTGAAGTCCATCTATGGAGGAAGATTCAGGAGTTCTTCACAACTCACCTAAACTGTGACAAAACTCAAACTAAATCCAACTTATAG
- the LOC103479484 gene encoding acyl-coenzyme A thioesterase 1-like isoform X2, producing MSNQVRLRLLPSARCLFDEPVQVKVAGLRSKQVVTMRARSTDEKGVVFSSSASYRADGSGEIDLSRDASLSGNYVGVEPMGLLWSMRPNVLHKRFHKTNSLNPHVVNFSVHEEEGGMLAEVKNERFLMGDGVSRVPVKQGNIRGVLFTPPGEGPFPAVLDLYTFGGGLSEKRAALLASRGFLVLTVALYGHDDLPKNIKEVHLDYFEESIKFLKNQDKAGSNGVGVISLSKSGDLALSIASYLPGVQAVIWINGCSANVAFPLYYKNKQILSALKFDMNKVMSTESGALITKYSMHDPLKEENKASLVPIERASGRFLFVASEDDLNWDSKAYMDEIVGRLKRHGKENFESVSYPGAGHYLEPPFGPYCPSSFHGVAGVPVLWGGEPRAHAAAEVHLWRKIQEFFTTHLNCDKTQTKSNL from the exons ATGTCCAATCAAGTCAGGCTGAGGCTGCTGCCCAGCGCCAGGTGTCTGTTCGATGAACCCGTCCAGGTGAAAGTGGCCGGTCTGAGATCCAAGCAGGTGGTCACCATGAGAGCCAGATCCACAGACGAGAAAGGAGTGGTTTTCAGCTCCTCGGCCAGCTACAGGGCAGACGGCAGCGGGGAGATCGACTTGAGCAGAGACGCCTCCCTCAGTGGGAACTACGTTGGGGTCGAACCCATGGGTCTGCTGTGGTCCATGAGGCCAAACGTCCTGCACAAGAGGTTTCACAAGACTAACTCCTTGAATCCCCATGTGGTGAACTTCTCAGTGCatgaagaggagggagggatgCTGGCTGAGGTGAAGAATGAGAGGTTTCTGATGGGAGACGGGGTCAGCCGAGTTCCTGTCAAACAAGGGAATATTCGTGGGGTGCTTTTTACTCCCCCAG GAGAAGGGCCGTTCCCCGCTGTGTTGGATCTGTACACGTTTGGTGGCGGTCTGTCGGAGAAAAGAGCCGCTCTGCTGGCCAGCCGGGGATTCTTGGTTCTGACGGTGGCGCTGTACGGTCACGACGACCTGCCCAAGAACATTAAAGAAGTCCATCTGGATTATTTTGAAGAATCCATCAAATTTCTAAAGAACCAAGATAAG GCGGGCAGTAATGGAGTCGGCGTCATTTCTCTTTCTAAAAGTGGAGATCTCGCTCTGTCAATCGCATCGTACCTCCCAGGAGTCCAGGCTGTCATCTGGATCAACGGCTGCTCCGCTAACGTAGCCTTTCCCCTGTATTATAAGAATAAACAGATTCTCTCAGCATTGAAGTTTGACATGAACAAAGTGATGTCCACTGAGTCTGGAGCCCTTATAACCAAATATTCCATGCATGATCCtctgaaggaggaaaacaagGCCTCCCTGGTGCCTATCGAACGAGCAAGCGGACGATTCCTGTTTGTAGCTTCAGAGGACGATTTAAACTGGGACAGCAAGGCCTACATGGACGAGATAGTGGGCAGACTGAAGCGTCATGGGAAGGAGAACTTTGAGAGTGTGAGCTACCCTGGAGCCGGGCATTATTTAGAGCCCCCGTTTGGACCATACTGCCCTTCCAGCTTCCATGGGGTCGCAGGTGTGCCAGTCCTGTGGGGAGGGGAGCCCAGGGCCCACGCTGCTGCTGAAGTCCATCTATGGAGGAAGATTCAGGAGTTCTTCACAACTCACCTAAACTGTGACAAAACTCAAACTAAATCCAACTTATAG